Proteins from a single region of Choristoneura fumiferana chromosome 27, NRCan_CFum_1, whole genome shotgun sequence:
- the LOC141443642 gene encoding uncharacterized protein: protein MADEAMEVDAPKLNIATVIGEKLTESIRNLDVLSMIKKMIEQVPEDEEAEGVQKKLKDVIEQYNAMSEEEREEFASKMKEALASKLALKLQDSNAFDMSGLETAIQDAIRFHVMLIGGGIILFVILLVFFGYKLYKSIKDKEIKREEKKRAKQMKKKK, encoded by the exons ATGGCCGACGAAGCAATGGAGGTCGACGCGCCAAAACTCAACATCGCGACTGTAATCGGCGAAAAACTGACCGAATCTATAAGGAACTTGGATGTGTTGTCCATGATTAAAAAGATGATTGAACAAGTACCGGAAGACGAGGAAGCAGAAGGCGTCCAGAAGAAACTAAAGGACGTTATAGAGCAATACAACGCCATGAGTGAAGAGGAAAGAGAAGAATTTGCTAGTAAAATGAAAGAAGCTTTGGCTAGTAAGCTTGCTCTGAAGCTTCAAGACTCTAATGCTTTTGATATGAGCGGTCTAGAGACCGCTATTCAAGATGCCATTAGATTCCATGTTATGTTGATCGGTGGAGGCATTATACTGTTCGTGATACTATTAG TATTCTTCGGCTACAAACTCTACAAATCGATAAAAGACAAGGAGATTAAAAGAGAAGAGAAAAAGAGAGCCAAGCagatgaagaagaagaaatgA
- the LOC141443644 gene encoding uncharacterized protein, protein MADEAMDSMEVDAPKLNIATVIGEKLTESIRNLDVLSMIKKMIEQVPEDEEAEGVQKKLKDVIEQYNAMSEEEREEFASKMKEALASKLALKLQDSNAFDMSGLETAIQDAIRFHVMLIGGGIILFVILLVFFGYKLYKSIKDKEIKREEKREPSR, encoded by the exons ATGGCCGACGAAGCAATGGACTCAATGGAGGTCGACGCGCCAAAACTCAACATCGCGACTGTAATCGGCGAAAAACTGACCGAATCTATAAGGAACTTGGATGTGTTGTCCATGATTAAAAAGATGATTGAACAAGTACCGGAAGACGAGGAAGCAGAAGGCGTCCAGAAGAAACTAAAGGACGTTATAGAGCAATACAACGCCATGAGTGAAGAGGAAAGAGAAGAATTTGCTAGTAAAATGAAAGAAGCTTTGGCTAGTAAGCTTGCTCTGAAGCTTCAAGACTCTAATGCTTTTGATATGAGCGGTCTAGAGACCGCTATTCAAGATGCCATTAGATTCCATGTTATGTTGATCGGTGGAGGCATTATACTGTTCGTGATACTATTAG TATTCTTCGGCTACAAACTCTACAAATCGATAAAAGACAAGGAGATTAAAAGAGAAGAGAAAAGAGAGCCAAGCagatga